From the genome of Desulfurellaceae bacterium:
GGACGCTGGCCCGCCGACAGCAGGCCAAGGCTCTGGAACTGCGCGCAGCTATCGACCTGGGGCGTCTGTGGCACCCACAGGGCAAGAAGGACATGGCCAGAACAATGCTGGCCGAGGTGTACGAACGGTTTACGGAAGGGCGCGACACCCAGGACTTGCAGGACGCCAAGGCGCTGCTTCATGTGCTGAGCTAAAAACGCTATGTGTGCGCGTACGGAGAGACAAGCATGTCAACACATCGAATTCTGAGTCAGGTATCTGACCGCGTGGCGTGTATCACCCTTAACCGCCCGGAGGTGCTGAACGCCTTTGAGGGCACGATGCGCGAGGAACTCCTGGCCGCGCTTGAACGGGCGGCCGACGATAGCGCGGTGCGGTGCGTGATGATTACCGGGGCAGGCCGCGCCTTTTGCGCCGGGGGCGATATCGCCAGCATGGCCGAACTCCAGGCCGACAACAACGACGCCGTAATCAAAGACCGCATGGTCGTCGGCGGCAGGATCATCCGCCTCATCCGCGGCATGCCCAAGCCGGTGATTGCGGCGGTGAACGGCGCCGCAGCCGGGGCGGGGATGAATCTGGCCCTGGGCTGTGACCTGCGCCTGGGCGCGGACACCGCCCGCTTTGCCGAGAGCTTCGTCAAAATCGGGCTTGTCCCCGACTGGGCGGGTTTTTCCTCATTGCCCCGCCTGGTCGGAACGGCCAAAGCCCTGGAGCTGATGCTGACCGGCGAGCGGCTCGACGCCGCCGAGGCCCTGCGGCTGGGTCTGCTCAACCGGGTGTATCCGCACGACAGCTTTCGCGCCGAGGCCCTCGATTTTGCCCGGCGGGTGGCCGCCGGGCCGCCCCAGACCCTGGCCCATATCAAACGCGGGGTGTATCTCGGGGCCAGCGCCGGCCTGGACGAAACCCTCGGCTATGAACATGACAGCCAGGCCGAACTCTTTCTGTCCGCCGATGCCCGCGAGGGCATGCGGGCGTTTCTGGAAAAACGACCGCCCGAATTCGGGAAATAAGGAGCGCGCCATGGCCCGCCTGCCGTATCTCGAACGCGACGATCTGCCCGAGCCGGAACGGGATATCTTCGACACGCTGCTCGAACAGCGCGGCGCGATCGGCAACATCTTCCGGGTTGTCGCCCACAGTCCGCTGTTGTTGCGCCGCATGTTGTATTTCAGCGACGGGCTGCGGAACCGCACCACGCTCGACCCCCGCTATCGGGAGCTGGCCATTCTGACCGTCGGACGGCTCACCCAGTGTGACTACGAGTACGTCCACCATCAGGCCCTGGCCAAACGCGTCGGCGTGCGGCCCGAGCAGGTCGAACGGCTGGCCGAGTGGGAAACCGACCCGGCCTTTAACGACCGGGAACGCGCCGTCATTCGCTATGCCACCGAGGTCACCCAGCAGGTCCGGGTATCTGACGCCACGTTTCAGGCCCTGGGCGACTTTCTGGACAATGAGCAGATTGTCGAACTGAGCCTGAATACCGGCTTCTACAATATGGTCGTACGCTTTCTGCTGCCGATGCAGGTCGAGCTGGAGCCGGACGCGCGCGACTAGGGACGGCCGGGCTCCGGGGTGTCGACGGGGTCCAGCGGCCGCAGACACTCGGGGCTGTCGTTGCGGGGAGAGTTGACGAGATCGGACACGGCGTAGGCCGTCATGGCCTCGGCCGGATAGGAGCTGAGCAGGGGCCGCAGCGCGTCGGGCTCCTGCACGCCGCGGTCCAGCCACACCGCCTCGGCCTCAGGCGCCAGGATGACCGGCATGCGATGGTGGATGGGCGCCAGCAGCGCGTTGGGGCTGGTAGTCAGAATCGTACACGAGTGGATCGCCTCGCCAGACTCGGCGACCCACTTCTCCCACAGCCCGGCCAGGGCAAACGGCTCGCCCGAGCGCAGGCTGATGTACAGCGGGGCCTTGCTCGGACCGTCTTTTTTCCACTCGTAGAATCCGTTGGCCACAATCAGGCAGCGCCGGCGACGCAGGGCGCGCCTGAAGCTCGGCTTTTCGGCCACCGTCTCGGACCGGGCGTTGATCATCTTGGCGCCGACCGACGGGTCTTTGGCCCACGGTGGAATCAGCCCCCAGCGCAAAAAGCCCGCCCGCCGTTTGGGTAAGGTGCTATCGCTCGCGTTGATCAGCGCCAGCACCGGCTGGCTGGGAGCGATGTTGTAGCGCGGGGAGTAGGACAGGTCAGACAACGAGCAGCCAAAGCGTTCTTGAATGCGTTCCGGGTCTGAGATCAAGGCGTAACGTCCACACATCGGCTGTCCTCCCTGCTGCCATACCTAGCAGACGCCTTGACAAAAAATAAGCGCTGTGGGAAAGGCGGTTCATGTATGACCACGGAGGGGGCCGACCATGATTGAACTGTACGATCTCGTTGGGGCGAACGATCTGCGCTTTAGTCCGTTCTGCTCGCGGACCAAGGCGGTCCTGAGCTATAAGAACCTCCCCTACACGACCGAGGCGGTGCGTTTCACGGAAAAGCACAAACTCACCTTCTCCGGCCAGGACCGCGTCCCGGTCGTCAGGCACGACGACGGCACGGTCGTGTCCGACTCGTGGGCGATTGCGTGTGATCTTGAGGAGCGTCAGACCGAGCCCCGGATTTTTCCCGGCCTGGGACACAAAGAAGCCTGCCGCTTTTTTAATCTGTACGTGGACAACACCGTCCACCCGGCCCTGGCCCCGGTCGTTATCGGCGACATCTTTGACAAGATTGAGCCGGGCGACCGCGACTACTTC
Proteins encoded in this window:
- a CDS encoding enoyl-CoA hydratase/isomerase family protein, encoding MSTHRILSQVSDRVACITLNRPEVLNAFEGTMREELLAALERAADDSAVRCVMITGAGRAFCAGGDIASMAELQADNNDAVIKDRMVVGGRIIRLIRGMPKPVIAAVNGAAAGAGMNLALGCDLRLGADTARFAESFVKIGLVPDWAGFSSLPRLVGTAKALELMLTGERLDAAEALRLGLLNRVYPHDSFRAEALDFARRVAAGPPQTLAHIKRGVYLGASAGLDETLGYEHDSQAELFLSADAREGMRAFLEKRPPEFGK
- a CDS encoding carboxymuconolactone decarboxylase family protein, coding for MARLPYLERDDLPEPERDIFDTLLEQRGAIGNIFRVVAHSPLLLRRMLYFSDGLRNRTTLDPRYRELAILTVGRLTQCDYEYVHHQALAKRVGVRPEQVERLAEWETDPAFNDRERAVIRYATEVTQQVRVSDATFQALGDFLDNEQIVELSLNTGFYNMVVRFLLPMQVELEPDARD
- a CDS encoding SOS response-associated peptidase — translated: MCGRYALISDPERIQERFGCSLSDLSYSPRYNIAPSQPVLALINASDSTLPKRRAGFLRWGLIPPWAKDPSVGAKMINARSETVAEKPSFRRALRRRRCLIVANGFYEWKKDGPSKAPLYISLRSGEPFALAGLWEKWVAESGEAIHSCTILTTSPNALLAPIHHRMPVILAPEAEAVWLDRGVQEPDALRPLLSSYPAEAMTAYAVSDLVNSPRNDSPECLRPLDPVDTPEPGRP
- a CDS encoding glutathione S-transferase N-terminal domain-containing protein; the protein is MIELYDLVGANDLRFSPFCSRTKAVLSYKNLPYTTEAVRFTEKHKLTFSGQDRVPVVRHDDGTVVSDSWAIACDLEERQTEPRIFPGLGHKEACRFFNLYVDNTVHPALAPVVIGDIFDKIEPGDRDYFRQSRESRLGARLEDIAARRNEFRPQLQKALADLNATLAGQEYLFGVFSYADICLFGTFTWITRVSDEPLFDTVPALRAWWERMQERFNV